A single genomic interval of Lactococcus sp. S-13 harbors:
- a CDS encoding NADPH-dependent FMN reductase, with amino-acid sequence MKFLAIVGTNSDRSTNRKLLQFMQKHFKTQADIEVQEIKDLPAFDEPEDHHIPAAVQAFSDKIAAADGIIIATPEYDHSIPAVLKSALEWLSYTTRPLIDKPVMIVGSSLGSLGTSRAQAHLRQILDAPELKARVMPGTEFLLGHSAQVLDENNDLLDTAKVKELEESFAEFCDFVPLVNELLQKYPNRTAANKSFSWEVENQGGQAK; translated from the coding sequence GGGACCAACTCAGACCGTTCAACCAACCGCAAACTCTTGCAATTCATGCAAAAACACTTCAAAACTCAAGCCGACATCGAAGTCCAAGAAATCAAAGACCTGCCTGCCTTTGACGAGCCAGAAGACCACCATATTCCTGCTGCCGTCCAAGCCTTTTCTGACAAAATCGCAGCCGCTGACGGCATTATCATAGCCACACCCGAATACGACCACAGCATTCCTGCCGTCCTCAAAAGTGCGCTGGAGTGGCTGTCTTACACCACGCGCCCACTGATTGACAAACCCGTCATGATTGTAGGCAGCTCTCTGGGTTCGCTGGGAACTTCCCGCGCTCAAGCTCACCTGCGCCAAATCCTTGATGCACCTGAGCTTAAAGCCCGCGTCATGCCCGGCACCGAGTTTCTCTTGGGACATTCTGCACAAGTCCTTGATGAAAATAATGACCTGCTTGATACTGCCAAAGTCAAAGAATTAGAAGAAAGCTTCGCTGAATTTTGCGACTTCGTGCCTTTGGTCAATGAACTGCTCCAAAAATATCCCAATCGTACCGCAGCCAACAAATCTTTCAGCTGGGAAGTAGAAAATCAAGGAGGCCAAGCCAAATGA